The nucleotide window GGAGCTGATGACGCCGGAGAGTACCTGCTCTTATATATCTGAGCTCATCGAGTCGCCGGAGCGGCGGCGTGAGATAGTTGAAGATTACGCGAAGCTGGACCTGCGGCGCGGCGCGGCGCGGCGCATCGCGAGTAAGATAGAGGAATTTTTTAGTTCGTAGAGATGGTCATATGATAAATCGCGGTTTAGCTTTTGACTTTACCCTTAAAGGCGCCCTCTGTGAGGCGGCCAGGGAGCCAAATCAGAGCCTTTCTGATTTGTGCGAATTGGCTGGTAGTTACATCAGAGCTGGCTCGGCGATGTTTTTCGCCGAGACTGAGGGAGAGTTGACCTTATGTTCTTCCGCGGCTTTTGCCGCGGGCTCTGTTTGGCGCGGTTCCCGCGCCGAACAGAGCAACACTCCTTCCGTCAGCCGCCAAAAACAGGCGGCCGACACCTCCCTCGGAGAGGGAGGCTACAAGGACAAAAGATAAATCGTTGTTTATCTCTTTTCACACCCGAAGAAAATTGGTTTTGCAAAATTCACATGATAGTAGGAAAATCGGCGCGAAGAAGTGCCGTAGGCTAAATAAGCCGGTCACTAAGTACCAGAGCCGTATTGTTCATACGGTGATTGCAAGGCAATATCCCGCCACAGGGCGGGGACATTCTCAAATTATCCATATTGCCGTAGCATGCGGGTGCGCTTGCCGCAGGACACTCAGAGACCGGCTTATGACGCATACGGTGCTTATTCGCGCCGATTTTGATAAACGCCGATTTATTTAAGGACCTTTTCAATAACATCCATCCCGCGCTTTACGAGCTCCATGTCGGCCTGGCTGCCCATGTGGCCGATGCGGAATACCTTTCCCGCCAGCGGGCCGTAGCTGCCGCCGACGGCGAGCCCCTCTTTGCGCAGTGCCGCGTCAAGCTCCGGCCAGCTCCATCCCTCGGGAACCATGATGGCGGTGACGGTCGGCGAGGCGAGCGACTCTTTCGCCGCGTAGAGTTTGAGCCCCATATCTTTAGCGCGCCTGCGGCAGTAGGCCGCGGCCTCCTCGTGTCGTTTGAAGGAATTCTCTAACCCCTCCTCGAGAACGCTCTTAAGCGCGAGGTTCAGCGCGGCGTTCGCCTGCCAGTTGTGTGTATAGGGCATCGCCTTTACGATGAGGGCATCCTTCCAGGGCAATATCGCGTCGTAACCGGCGTAGCTGATATCTTTCGCCCGCTTCCAGGCGCGGTCGCTCACCGTGAGCATACAGATGTCCGGCAGCAGGGAGAGGCATTTCTGGCTGCCCAGCAGTCCGAGGTCTATTCCCCATTCATCTACGCGCACGTCGGCTCCCACCGCGCTGGCGACAAAGTCGACGACGAAGAGCGCGCCGCTCTCGGCGACTACGGGGGCTATTTCTTCGATTGGATTCAAAAGGCCGCTGGGCGTCTCGCAGTGGACGGCGGTCACGACATCCGGGCGGAACTCCGCGATCTTCCTGCGCAGCTCCGCCTTATCGACGAACTCTCCCTCCGGGGCCTCAAGATACTCGGCCTGCACGCCCATCGCCTCGGCCATCTCGCCGAAGCCGTGGCCGAAGAGGCCGTTGGAGACCGCCAGCAACCTGTCGCCTGGCTTCACGACGCTTTTGAGCGCCCCCCAGAGGATCATTATCGCCTCTCCAGAGCCGATGATGACGCTGTTTTTCGTCTTCAGCACCTGCTGCAGCAGCGAAATGTTCTCCGCAAGCAGCGCGAAAAAGTCATTTTCAAGATCTGTGCTGCCATAATCGGTGAGGTAGGCCTCGCGGTATTTGAGCGGGACAGAAGAGGGGCCCGGAACCAGTGGAATTTTGTAAGTTTGCATCTTCAAGTCTCCTTTTTAAGGAACCGCCGATTGTCCGTAACGCGGGCGGCATATTTAATCAGCGGAACTTACGTTTTTATATTATTGAACATTTGCCGTTCGACCGGCGTTTTCTTAACTACGAAAAAAGCGCCGGAGGAATGCTCCGGCACTTTTGATTTGTTTACGCTTGAATTACTGGACGAGCTGGCTGAGATACTGCTGTACGGCTGATTTGACCCGGTTGCCGTCGGCCTGGCCTTTTACGGCGGCCATTGTCTTGCCCATCATTTTCCCCATATCCTTCGGACCCGCGGCGCCGGTCTCTTCCGCTACCTTCGCCACTATTTTAAGGATATCTTCGTCCGAAAGCTGTGCTGGCTGATAGGCCTCAAGCACCTTGATCTCGGCAAGTTCACGTTCGGCACGATCCGAAGCGCCGCCGTTCTTGTACATCTCCGCCGCCTCGGTACGCTGCTTGATGAGTCTGCGAACGAGCACAAGAACATCGTCATCCGTGAGCGCGTTGTCCTTGCCCTTTTCTACCTGCGCGAGCTGTATAGAGGACTTGAGCATACGCAATACGGAGAGCGTCAGCTCATCTTTATTTTTCATAGCTGTAACCAGATTGCTCTGGATTTTGTCAACAAGGCCAGACATTGTTAATAATCCGCCCTCCTGCCTTTGTTTCGTGCCATCTCGGCCTTCTTACGTTTCTTGATTTCGCTGGGTTTTTCGTAATGTTCATGCTTCTTAGCCTCACGAAGCACGCCCACCTTCCGAAGCTCTCTTTTAAAGCGTTTGAGGGCGTCTTCAATCGACTCATTGTCGCGTCTAGTTACGGTGGTCATCAACATTCCCCCCTTTCTCAGTCGGGGATCAACACCTAAGCGAAAACACCATTTACGTAGATAAAGTCCGCCAGATGTCATTCTCAGATTTGTTACATCTATGTATTATGGGGTATACGGCAACACTTTGTCAATAATGAGGAAAGGCACAATTCGCTTAAATTACTGAAACATCACCGTTGAATTGTATATTTTCAGAAATCCCCCCGGTTATGAGTCCATCTTCTCTGTATTTAGCGGGTATTACAATAATTTCTTCGTTTATTTTCGCCGCGGCCTCCGCGGTGACCCGAATATAGTTGCGCGTGAGCCCCTTTGCCGCCGTGCCGTCGCTCTCCTCGGTAAGTATAGCGCACTCCCTGCCGATCCACCGCGAGCAAAAATCCTCATGGAGCTCCGCCGCCAGTTCCAGCGCCTCTGCGGCGCGCCGGTGCACCGCTTCGCTCCTCTGCTGTTCCATCGCGGCGGCGGGCGTACCCTCACGCGGCGAATATGGAAAGACGTGTACCTTGCCGAAACCCAGACCTCTTACGAAGTCGAGGCTGCGCCGGAAGGCCGCGTCATCCTCCGTGGGAAAGCCGACCATCAAGTCGGTGCTGATGTGCAGGCTGTCGCCGAGCACGCCGCGCGCGCGGGCGGCGATCTTCGCGAAGTCCGCCGCGCGGTAACCACGCTTCATGGAGGAGAGCACGCCGTCGTCGCCGGACTGCAGCGGCATATGCAGATGTTCGCAGAAGGCGGGGCAGTCGGCGAGTGCGGCGAGCAGTTCGTCATTTACCGCGAAGGGCTCTATGGAGCCGAAGCGGAGCCTCTTTATCTTTGGCAGCGCGCCGATGCGGCGCACGAGCCGCGGCAGTTCGTCGTATAGTCCGAGGTGTACGCCGGTGAGGACGATCTCCGGACAGCCGGACTCCGCTATCCGCCGTGCCTCGTCCACCGCCTCTGTCAGCGGGCGTGAGACCGGTTTGCCGCGCACACTGGGGACGATGCAGTATGAACAGTAGTGGTTGCAGCCTTCCTGCACCTTAAGAAAGGCGCGTGTATGAAGGCGCGGCCGGTCCAGCGTCAGGCCGTCCCAGATATTTTCTTTTTCAATGCCGCCGTCCACCTCGACGCGCGGCGCGGTGCCCGCCAGCCTTTCGGCGACTAGTCCCGGCAGCCGGTGTTTGAGGCGGTTGCCGAGGACGATGTCTATGTCCAGTAGCTTTCGCTCCGCCTCCGTCATCTTCTGCGCGTAGCAGCCGCAGGCGGCGATCACTGCGCGCGGGTTTTCGCGGCGCGCGCGGCGGATCAATTTGTGGCATTTGCGGTCGGCGACAGCCGTTATCGTGCAGGTGACGATGACGACGATATCCGGCGACTCTTCGCCGCAGACCGCCCCCTCCGCCTCAAGCGCCGCGGCGATCGCCTCGCCCTCGTACTGGTTCGTGCGGCAGCCCTGTATAAATATCGAAAAATTTTTACCCGATAACCTTTGCATCATTACTCCATTATCCTATAGAAATTTCGCCGGCACAAGCAATGCGGCTGATAAAAAATCCGCCTCTCTGCGAGGCGGTATGTGGTTAAATATTTCTTATATTTCCCAGCCCTTCGAACAGCTCCTTCATCGGCCCCGCAAGCAGCCGCTGGCGCTCCTCGAAGGCCCGGCGGTAAACGGCGGCGTTCTTCGCGTCGGGTTCGAAACGGCCTCTGAAGGTGATCCACTGCCGCATCGTCTCCCCGATGTCCTCGATATCGCCGACGGCATAGGCCGCCACCGCGACGTCGGCCATCAGGCCGCCCTCGCTCCTCGTCGGAATGTTATATGCGCCGCCGAGGATATCCGCCTTGATCTGCGTCCAGAGCGGGCTCTTGCTGCCGCCCTCGGTGCCGATGATCTCATTCAGGGGGATACCGCACTCGCGGTATATTTTTAT belongs to Cloacibacillus sp. and includes:
- a CDS encoding aminotransferase class V-fold PLP-dependent enzyme; this translates as MQTYKIPLVPGPSSVPLKYREAYLTDYGSTDLENDFFALLAENISLLQQVLKTKNSVIIGSGEAIMILWGALKSVVKPGDRLLAVSNGLFGHGFGEMAEAMGVQAEYLEAPEGEFVDKAELRRKIAEFRPDVVTAVHCETPSGLLNPIEEIAPVVAESGALFVVDFVASAVGADVRVDEWGIDLGLLGSQKCLSLLPDICMLTVSDRAWKRAKDISYAGYDAILPWKDALIVKAMPYTHNWQANAALNLALKSVLEEGLENSFKRHEEAAAYCRRRAKDMGLKLYAAKESLASPTVTAIMVPEGWSWPELDAALRKEGLAVGGSYGPLAGKVFRIGHMGSQADMELVKRGMDVIEKVLK
- the rpsU gene encoding 30S ribosomal protein S21, giving the protein MTTVTRRDNESIEDALKRFKRELRKVGVLREAKKHEHYEKPSEIKKRKKAEMARNKGRRADY
- a CDS encoding GatB/YqeY domain-containing protein, which translates into the protein MSGLVDKIQSNLVTAMKNKDELTLSVLRMLKSSIQLAQVEKGKDNALTDDDVLVLVRRLIKQRTEAAEMYKNGGASDRAERELAEIKVLEAYQPAQLSDEDILKIVAKVAEETGAAGPKDMGKMMGKTMAAVKGQADGNRVKSAVQQYLSQLVQ
- a CDS encoding MiaB/RimO family radical SAM methylthiotransferase, yielding MMQRLSGKNFSIFIQGCRTNQYEGEAIAAALEAEGAVCGEESPDIVVIVTCTITAVADRKCHKLIRRARRENPRAVIAACGCYAQKMTEAERKLLDIDIVLGNRLKHRLPGLVAERLAGTAPRVEVDGGIEKENIWDGLTLDRPRLHTRAFLKVQEGCNHYCSYCIVPSVRGKPVSRPLTEAVDEARRIAESGCPEIVLTGVHLGLYDELPRLVRRIGALPKIKRLRFGSIEPFAVNDELLAALADCPAFCEHLHMPLQSGDDGVLSSMKRGYRAADFAKIAARARGVLGDSLHISTDLMVGFPTEDDAAFRRSLDFVRGLGFGKVHVFPYSPREGTPAAAMEQQRSEAVHRRAAEALELAAELHEDFCSRWIGRECAILTEESDGTAAKGLTRNYIRVTAEAAAKINEEIIVIPAKYREDGLITGGISENIQFNGDVSVI